A single genomic interval of Nocardioides palaemonis harbors:
- a CDS encoding GAF domain-containing sensor histidine kinase, which yields MEHDLEQDVGEEDVVAHTEGALSRLAELMRRVNSSTDTEVILEEIAHGVVDVLGYGVAAIARLDGDTLVMTNVAGPADVVREILDRRTPADQILDEFRQADQWGILRFVPAGRMSEERLRAAWIPDLEAPDDDPDAWHPQHALYAPLFSASGELLGNMAVDLPRDNRMPSEADRELLEMFVVQAGVALSNARERERLTERVRLDRMLTSVAGAATQPALGQALTVAVAAIDECLHTSQVWVRTFPIDAQGRDLGAGTPLPFEPEHEVPELRADLLSQVVLAQPPGLLEVSVDDVASTVLPAGRKPLQQVLRDVGARRAVICPFVSQDDLVGYAVVCFGERARALSPGESDALLEVGRLLGQIVRASRVLEAEQRLVQELRELARYRSELIATISHELKTPLTAILGHAELVADRYPDLSSIDAITRNAQRLAHLVANLLHYSRVQGRRETVRRAVDLAELCEASVDLLSIRADQARVALSFTTDAPGPVVVFGDPEELARVVDNMVDNAVKYTLEGGTVDVRMTVTDDEVCVEVTDTGIGISPADQQHVFSAFHRSTNPNALSIPGTGLGLPIAERIAESHGGTLGLTSELGQGSTFRFTLPLRTARDATD from the coding sequence GTGGAGCACGACCTGGAGCAGGATGTGGGGGAGGAGGACGTGGTGGCGCACACCGAGGGCGCGCTGAGCCGGCTCGCCGAGCTGATGCGGCGCGTCAACTCCTCGACCGACACCGAGGTGATCCTCGAGGAGATCGCGCACGGCGTGGTCGACGTGCTCGGCTACGGCGTCGCCGCGATCGCGCGCCTCGACGGCGACACCCTCGTGATGACCAACGTCGCCGGCCCGGCCGACGTGGTCCGCGAGATCCTCGACCGGCGCACCCCCGCCGACCAGATCCTCGACGAGTTCCGCCAGGCCGACCAGTGGGGGATCCTGCGCTTCGTGCCGGCCGGGCGCATGTCGGAGGAGCGGCTGCGCGCCGCGTGGATCCCCGACCTCGAGGCGCCGGACGACGACCCCGACGCCTGGCACCCGCAGCACGCGCTCTACGCCCCGCTCTTCTCCGCGAGCGGCGAGCTGCTCGGCAACATGGCGGTGGACCTGCCGCGCGACAACCGGATGCCCAGCGAGGCCGACCGTGAGCTGCTGGAGATGTTCGTCGTGCAGGCCGGCGTCGCGCTGTCCAACGCCCGCGAGCGCGAGCGGCTCACCGAGCGGGTCCGGCTCGACCGGATGCTGACGTCGGTGGCGGGTGCTGCGACGCAACCTGCGCTCGGTCAGGCCCTCACGGTCGCGGTCGCGGCGATCGACGAGTGCCTGCACACCTCGCAGGTGTGGGTGCGGACCTTCCCGATCGACGCCCAGGGGCGCGATCTCGGGGCGGGCACGCCGCTGCCCTTCGAGCCGGAGCACGAGGTGCCGGAGCTGCGGGCCGACCTGCTCAGCCAGGTGGTGCTGGCGCAGCCGCCGGGCCTGCTGGAGGTGTCGGTCGACGACGTCGCCTCGACGGTCCTGCCCGCCGGCCGCAAGCCGTTGCAGCAGGTCCTGCGGGACGTCGGCGCCCGACGGGCGGTGATCTGCCCGTTCGTCTCGCAGGACGACCTCGTGGGCTACGCGGTGGTCTGCTTCGGGGAGCGGGCCCGTGCGCTCAGCCCGGGAGAGTCCGACGCGCTGCTGGAGGTCGGACGGCTGCTGGGCCAGATCGTGCGCGCGTCGCGGGTGCTGGAGGCCGAGCAGCGGCTGGTGCAGGAGCTGCGCGAGCTGGCCCGCTACCGCAGCGAGCTGATCGCCACCATCTCCCACGAGCTGAAGACCCCGCTCACCGCGATCCTGGGCCACGCCGAGCTGGTCGCCGACCGCTACCCCGACCTGAGCTCGATCGACGCGATCACCCGCAACGCGCAGCGGCTCGCCCACCTCGTCGCCAACCTGCTGCACTACTCGCGGGTGCAGGGGCGGCGCGAGACGGTGCGCCGGGCGGTCGACCTCGCCGAGCTGTGCGAGGCCAGCGTCGACCTGCTCTCGATCCGCGCCGACCAGGCGAGGGTGGCGCTGTCGTTCACCACGGACGCACCCGGGCCGGTCGTCGTCTTCGGCGATCCCGAGGAGCTCGCACGCGTCGTCGACAACATGGTCGACAACGCCGTGAAGTACACCCTCGAGGGCGGCACCGTCGACGTGCGGATGACCGTGACGGACGACGAGGTGTGCGTCGAGGTCACCGACACCGGCATCGGCATCTCGCCGGCCGACCAGCAGCACGTCTTCTCGGCGTTCCACCGCTCGACCAACCCCAACGCCCTGTCGATCCCCGGCACGGGTCTCGGCCTGCCGATCGCCGAGCGGATCGCGGAGTCCCACGGTGGCACCCTGGGGCTGACCTCCGAGCTCGGCCAGGGCAGCACCTTCCGGTTCACCCTCCCGCTGCGGACCGCACGGGACGCGACGGACTGA
- a CDS encoding zinc-dependent metalloprotease family protein, translating to MPAAPTSPARALVVAALGGALALAGLAGAPTSQAREPGSCAGTGGSVPLAQAIDGSGELAAVRAASGLDRSTLRHLAEDGTAHADACGGVFVVDHAVPAAQQVAADPAVGVTVPDDVFALSSRPSSPRTLYLDFDGDTRTGTAWAGGAAIASPPYSVDDDTTSFSEVERAQIYLAWRSVAEDYAPFDVNVTTQVPSADALTRTSTADPTYGMPVVITSTNQVGAGCGCGGKAYVGVFATVRNAAYQPGWVFTDGSGTGGYNVGQVISHEAGHTFGLSHDGTATAGYYTGANGWGPIMGASYNRRASQWSQGEYAGASTTEDDVAMIARIAPTLPDDHGATAATATALTAGVTVPGLVTSRSDADAFGFTAAGPTTLAVTGPPGVSDLDVLLTVLDAQGHLVATVDPTAPSATDASLDATWTADLPDTPARYTAVVDGTSHGDPAAPGGYSDYGSLGAYTVTLTTSGDPGALTPPPTTPPTTPPTTPAPTSAPSPTTTPVTPSTGGRAAPVTFLTTRLPAARTGARYRAEIAFSGPVVEARVGWRLPRGLRWRVRGSRVVLTGRLEGTRTRRVTVQLSGEDGSTLRQRFRIRVR from the coding sequence GTGCCTGCAGCCCCGACCTCACCCGCCCGCGCCCTCGTGGTGGCGGCACTCGGTGGCGCGCTGGCGCTGGCCGGTCTCGCGGGGGCACCGACGTCCCAGGCACGCGAGCCGGGGTCGTGCGCCGGCACCGGCGGGTCGGTCCCGCTCGCGCAGGCCATCGACGGCTCCGGGGAGCTCGCGGCCGTGCGGGCCGCGAGCGGCCTCGACCGCTCGACGCTGCGCCACCTCGCCGAGGACGGCACCGCGCACGCCGACGCGTGCGGCGGCGTGTTCGTCGTCGACCACGCCGTTCCCGCCGCCCAGCAGGTGGCGGCCGATCCCGCCGTGGGCGTGACGGTCCCCGACGACGTGTTCGCGCTGTCCTCGCGCCCGTCCTCGCCGCGCACCCTCTACCTCGACTTCGACGGTGACACCCGCACCGGCACGGCGTGGGCCGGCGGCGCCGCCATCGCGTCACCTCCCTACTCGGTCGACGACGACACCACCTCGTTCAGCGAGGTCGAGCGGGCGCAGATCTACCTCGCCTGGCGCAGCGTCGCGGAGGACTACGCACCGTTCGACGTGAACGTCACCACGCAGGTCCCGAGCGCCGACGCGCTCACCCGCACGAGCACCGCGGACCCGACCTACGGCATGCCGGTCGTCATCACCTCCACCAACCAGGTCGGCGCCGGCTGCGGCTGCGGCGGCAAGGCCTACGTCGGGGTGTTCGCCACCGTGCGCAACGCGGCCTACCAGCCCGGCTGGGTCTTCACCGACGGCTCGGGCACGGGCGGCTACAACGTCGGCCAGGTGATCAGCCACGAGGCGGGCCACACCTTCGGCCTCTCGCACGACGGCACCGCGACGGCCGGCTACTACACCGGGGCCAACGGCTGGGGCCCGATCATGGGAGCGTCCTACAACCGCCGCGCCTCGCAGTGGTCGCAGGGCGAGTACGCCGGAGCGAGCACGACCGAGGACGACGTGGCGATGATCGCGCGGATCGCCCCCACGCTGCCCGACGACCACGGCGCCACCGCCGCCACGGCGACCGCGCTCACCGCCGGCGTCACGGTCCCCGGCCTGGTCACCTCGCGCAGCGACGCCGACGCGTTCGGCTTCACCGCGGCCGGACCGACGACCCTCGCGGTCACCGGACCACCCGGCGTCTCGGACCTCGACGTCCTGCTCACCGTCCTCGACGCGCAGGGACACCTCGTCGCCACCGTCGACCCCACCGCCCCGAGCGCCACCGACGCATCGCTCGACGCGACGTGGACCGCCGACCTCCCGGACACGCCCGCGCGCTACACCGCGGTCGTCGACGGCACCTCCCACGGCGACCCGGCAGCGCCCGGGGGCTACAGCGACTACGGCTCACTCGGTGCCTACACGGTCACGCTCACCACCTCCGGCGACCCCGGCGCGCTGACGCCGCCGCCCACCACGCCGCCCACCACGCCGCCCACCACGCCGGCCCCGACCAGCGCGCCCAGCCCGACCACCACGCCCGTGACGCCTTCCACGGGTGGGCGGGCGGCACCTGTCACGTTCCTGACCACGCGCCTGCCGGCCGCGCGCACCGGAGCGCGCTACCGCGCCGAGATCGCCTTCTCCGGCCCGGTCGTCGAGGCGCGGGTGGGGTGGCGCCTCCCGCGCGGACTGCGCTGGCGGGTCCGCGGCAGCCGCGTGGTCCTCACCGGGCGGCTCGAGGGCACCCGTACCCGTCGCGTCACGGTCCAGCTCAGCGGCGAGGACGGCTCCACGCTGCGGCAGCGGTTCCGGATCCGGGTGCGCTGA
- a CDS encoding ribonuclease J yields MSHPHPDLSAPAPLAAGGLRVIPLGGLGEVGRNMTAFEHEGRLLLVDCGVLFPEDHHPGVDLILPDFEPIRDRLDAVEALVLTHGHEDHIGATPYLLRERGDIPLVGSKLTLALLGSKLREHRLKETAQYEVAEGQTITFGPFVLEFVAVNHSIPDALAVVIRTAAGVVLHTGDFKMDQLPLDGRITDLNEFARLGDEGVDLFLTDSTNAEVPGFTTAEKDISPVLERVFAKSDQRIIVACFASHVHRVQQVLDAAVAHGRKVGYVGRSMVRNMAIAQELGYLTVPPGVMVDAKDLADLPPHKQVLISTGSQGEPMSALSRIAQRSHNFVHLEEGDTVILASSLIPGNENAVYRVINGLSRLGANVVHKGNALVHVSGHASAGELLYCYNIVKPRNVMPVHGEFRHMRANADLARATGVENVVLAEDGVVVDLVDGVARVAGKVEVGYVFVDGTTIGEVSEASMKDRRILGEEGFLSVIVVVDSVTGKVVSGPEIHARGFAEDETTFEEIRQPIIDAIDAAIADGTSDAHQLQQTVRRVVGRWVNRAHRRRPMIIPVVIEA; encoded by the coding sequence TTGAGCCATCCCCACCCCGACCTGAGCGCGCCCGCCCCCCTCGCCGCAGGAGGCCTCCGGGTCATCCCGCTCGGCGGGCTCGGCGAGGTCGGTCGCAACATGACCGCGTTCGAGCACGAGGGCCGGCTGCTGCTGGTCGACTGCGGCGTGCTGTTCCCCGAGGACCACCACCCCGGCGTCGACCTCATCCTCCCCGACTTCGAGCCGATCCGGGACCGCCTCGACGCGGTCGAGGCGCTGGTGCTGACGCACGGCCACGAGGACCACATCGGCGCCACGCCGTACCTCCTGCGCGAGCGCGGCGACATCCCGCTCGTCGGCTCCAAGCTGACCCTGGCGCTGCTCGGCTCCAAGCTGCGCGAGCACCGCCTGAAGGAGACCGCGCAGTACGAGGTCGCCGAGGGCCAGACGATCACCTTCGGGCCGTTCGTGCTCGAGTTCGTCGCCGTCAACCACTCGATCCCCGACGCGCTCGCGGTCGTCATCCGCACCGCGGCCGGCGTCGTGCTGCACACCGGCGACTTCAAGATGGACCAGCTCCCGCTCGACGGGCGGATCACCGACCTCAACGAGTTCGCCCGCCTCGGCGACGAGGGCGTCGACCTGTTCCTCACCGACTCGACCAACGCCGAGGTGCCCGGCTTCACCACCGCCGAGAAGGACATCTCGCCGGTGCTCGAGCGGGTCTTCGCCAAGAGCGACCAGCGGATCATCGTGGCCTGCTTCGCCTCCCACGTGCACCGCGTCCAGCAGGTGCTCGACGCGGCCGTGGCCCACGGCCGCAAGGTCGGCTACGTCGGCCGCTCGATGGTGCGCAACATGGCCATCGCCCAGGAGCTCGGCTACCTCACGGTCCCGCCCGGCGTGATGGTCGACGCCAAGGACCTCGCCGACCTGCCGCCGCACAAGCAGGTGCTCATCTCCACCGGCTCGCAGGGCGAGCCGATGTCGGCGCTGAGCCGGATCGCCCAGCGCAGCCACAACTTCGTGCACCTCGAGGAGGGCGACACCGTCATCCTCGCCAGCTCGCTGATCCCGGGCAACGAGAACGCCGTCTACCGGGTGATCAACGGGCTCTCGCGCCTCGGGGCGAACGTCGTGCACAAGGGCAACGCGCTCGTGCACGTCTCGGGCCACGCCAGCGCGGGCGAGCTGCTCTACTGCTACAACATCGTCAAGCCGCGCAACGTGATGCCGGTCCACGGCGAGTTCCGGCACATGCGGGCCAACGCCGACCTCGCACGCGCGACCGGCGTGGAGAACGTCGTGCTCGCCGAGGACGGCGTGGTCGTCGACCTCGTCGACGGCGTCGCTCGGGTGGCCGGCAAGGTCGAGGTGGGCTACGTCTTCGTCGACGGCACCACCATCGGCGAGGTGTCCGAGGCATCGATGAAGGACCGGCGGATCCTCGGCGAGGAGGGCTTCCTCTCCGTGATCGTGGTGGTCGACTCGGTGACCGGCAAGGTCGTGTCCGGGCCGGAGATCCACGCCCGCGGCTTCGCCGAGGACGAGACGACGTTCGAGGAGATCCGCCAGCCGATCATCGACGCGATCGACGCGGCGATCGCGGACGGGACGAGCGACGCGCACCAGCTCCAGCAGACCGTCCGGCGTGTCGTGGGCCGATGGGTCAACCGTGCGCACCGTCGCAGGCCCATGATCATCCCTGTGGTGATCGAGGCCTGA
- the dapA gene encoding 4-hydroxy-tetrahydrodipicolinate synthase: protein MSNVPFGRLLTAMATAFHEDGTVDLEATARIAVHLVDHGNDGVVVSGTTGESPTTSVAEDGEILRAVKDAVGDRAVVVAGVGTNSTAHSVELAQQAAKTGADGVLLVSPYYNKPGQVGLRHHFSSVVEATDLPVMLYDVPGRTATLIELDTYEAMRRYDHVTAVKEASGLLARTAQLVDLGYAVYSGDDANTLGYLAYGGVGLVSVVAHAAGDRLAAMIDAWVRGDHAEALRVHTSLVPAFDAVMGVPNYGATTAKAALELLGVLDNRRVRGPLVALDDDEVAALRAGLAAAGLI from the coding sequence ATGAGCAACGTCCCGTTCGGTCGCCTCCTGACCGCGATGGCCACCGCGTTCCACGAGGACGGCACGGTCGACCTCGAGGCGACCGCGCGGATCGCCGTCCACCTGGTCGACCACGGCAACGACGGGGTCGTCGTGAGCGGGACGACGGGCGAGAGCCCGACGACCTCGGTGGCGGAGGACGGCGAGATCCTGCGCGCGGTCAAGGACGCGGTCGGCGACCGTGCCGTGGTGGTCGCCGGCGTCGGCACCAACTCCACCGCCCACTCCGTCGAGCTCGCGCAGCAGGCGGCGAAGACCGGAGCCGACGGCGTGCTGCTGGTCAGCCCCTACTACAACAAGCCCGGCCAGGTCGGCCTGCGCCACCACTTCTCGTCGGTCGTCGAGGCCACCGACCTGCCGGTGATGCTCTACGACGTCCCCGGGCGCACCGCGACGCTGATCGAGCTCGACACCTACGAGGCGATGCGGCGCTACGATCACGTCACCGCGGTCAAGGAGGCGTCCGGCCTGCTGGCGCGCACCGCCCAGCTCGTCGACCTCGGCTACGCCGTCTACTCCGGCGACGACGCCAACACCCTCGGCTACCTCGCCTACGGCGGTGTCGGCCTGGTCTCCGTGGTGGCCCACGCCGCCGGTGACCGGCTCGCCGCGATGATCGACGCCTGGGTGCGCGGTGACCACGCCGAGGCGCTGCGGGTCCACACCTCGCTGGTGCCCGCCTTCGACGCCGTGATGGGCGTCCCCAACTACGGAGCGACGACCGCGAAGGCAGCCCTCGAGCTGCTCGGCGTGCTCGACAACCGCCGCGTCCGCGGCCCGCTGGTCGCCCTGGACGACGACGAGGTGGCGGCGCTGCGCGCCGGCCTCGCCGCCGCCGGCCTGATCTGA
- a CDS encoding TfoX/Sxy family protein, translating into MAYDEALAARLHDLLDGEPGVTSRRMFGGIGYMVDGNIAVAAASSGALMVRVDRDDGAAWIDGDVVNPMEMGGRTMAGWLLVASTVLADDAALSTWVGRGVAFARTLPPKPSP; encoded by the coding sequence ATGGCCTACGACGAGGCGCTGGCGGCGCGGCTGCACGACCTGCTCGACGGCGAGCCCGGCGTCACCTCGCGCCGCATGTTCGGCGGGATCGGTTACATGGTCGACGGCAACATCGCCGTCGCGGCGGCGAGCAGCGGCGCGCTGATGGTCCGGGTCGACCGCGACGACGGCGCCGCGTGGATCGACGGCGACGTGGTCAATCCGATGGAGATGGGCGGGCGGACGATGGCAGGCTGGCTGCTCGTGGCGTCCACGGTCCTCGCCGACGACGCCGCGCTGAGCACGTGGGTGGGCCGCGGAGTCGCGTTCGCCCGCACGCTCCCGCCCAAGCCGTCGCCCTGA
- a CDS encoding nucleotidyltransferase domain-containing protein, producing MPRLALHLPAWLTAEDRSTLEALAARNEADHGDGLLGLVLSGSAGRAYATEHSDLDVAVVLTDDAAAGRSTTHSPEVDEAVDAWSELCELPPFGSPGWWFRWSYAWAPVLLDRTGGELTAAVRRQATLDPAEVDAVLIEHDRLDGWLNFAYRALKNDRDGRPLETRLDAAESVAWLLDVVFALAGRVRPYNKYLPWELRTHPLDAWPADDLLALVTRMLDGDVSALREVFPRVRAECAAHDARRGHDRTTAMIEGWGTELRLFA from the coding sequence GTGCCGCGCCTCGCCCTCCACCTCCCCGCCTGGCTCACCGCCGAGGACCGGTCCACCCTCGAGGCGCTGGCCGCGCGCAACGAGGCCGACCACGGCGACGGGCTGCTCGGCCTCGTGCTCAGCGGGTCCGCCGGTCGTGCGTACGCCACCGAGCACTCTGACCTCGACGTGGCGGTCGTCCTCACCGACGACGCGGCGGCCGGCCGCTCGACGACGCACTCCCCCGAGGTCGACGAGGCGGTCGACGCCTGGTCGGAGCTCTGCGAGCTGCCGCCCTTCGGGTCGCCGGGCTGGTGGTTCCGCTGGTCCTACGCCTGGGCGCCGGTGCTGCTCGACCGCACCGGCGGCGAGCTCACCGCGGCGGTGCGGCGCCAGGCGACGCTGGACCCCGCCGAGGTCGACGCGGTGCTGATCGAGCACGACCGCCTCGACGGCTGGCTGAACTTCGCCTACCGCGCGCTGAAGAACGACCGCGACGGCCGCCCGCTGGAGACGCGGCTCGACGCAGCCGAGTCGGTGGCGTGGCTGCTCGACGTGGTGTTCGCGCTCGCCGGACGGGTGCGGCCCTACAACAAGTACCTCCCCTGGGAGCTGCGCACCCACCCGCTCGACGCCTGGCCGGCCGACGACCTGCTGGCGCTGGTCACCCGGATGCTCGACGGCGACGTGTCGGCGCTGCGGGAGGTCTTCCCCCGGGTGCGTGCGGAGTGCGCCGCCCACGACGCGCGCCGCGGTCACGACCGCACGACCGCGATGATCGAGGGCTGGGGCACCGAGCTGCGGCTGTTCGCCTGA